A stretch of DNA from Campylobacter gracilis:
TTTGGGCGCATAAGCCTAGCGTGCGGTTTTTTTACGGCTCCAGCGGGATCGCGCTTTTAAATTTCATCTCCAAACTCGCTCCGTTTTCCGAACCCGAGCTACTGCTAAAAGATCCAAAACCCAGGATGAGGCAATGACAAAGAATAGACGCGAAGCGATAAAACTACTCGGCGGAGCGCTCGGGACACTCGGGGCAGTGAGCTTGTTTGCGGATGAGAATTCTACCAATTCCGCGGGCAGTGAAGCGCAAAATTTAAACGAGCAAAATTCCACAGGGCAAAATTCCGCGCCGAATTCTATAAAACAAAATTCTAGCGGGAATTCCGCCTCTTTATATCTGCGCCCGCCCGGAGCGCTAGCGGAGCGCGGCTTCCGCTCTAGCTGCATCAAGTGCGGCCAATGCGTGCAGGTCTGCCCCTATCACAGCATCTATCTGCTGGATATTACTCATCTTTTTGACATCGGTACGCCCGTCATCGACGCCAAAGAGCGAGGCTGCTATCTTTGCGGCGCGCTTCCTTGCGTGCTCGCCTGTCCAAGCGGAGCGCTCAGCCACGAAACGAACGAGCCTAAAAAGGTTAAAATGGGAATCGCCGTGATTAAAAATTTAAACGCCTGTTTGGCGTATCGCGGGCAGGTTTTAAGACCGGACGATCTGCGCCCAAAACCCGCTAAGACCGAGCAAGAGCGCGAGTTAAACTCAGCGCTGGCGGCGAAAGAGGGCAAACTCTGCGATCTATGTGCGTCGCTGTGCCCTTACCCGCAGCCGCTTGATGCCATCGCTATGATAGAAGCGGGCGCGCATTTCGCTCCGCAGATCCGCAGCGCTTGCGTCGGCTGTGGCGCGTGCGCAGAGCTCTGCCCGGCGCGTATCATCGAGATAATCCCGCGGGCGGATTACAAATCAATCTATGAAGGAAAACAATGAAAAACTCTATTAAATTCTACCTCTGCTCGCTAGCTGCGGCACTTTTGCTATGCGGCTGCGGAGATGACGACGATTCAAGCTCCGCAGGGCAAAATTCCGTTTCGCAAAATTCTGTAAGTTCAAATTCTACGCCGCAGAGCGTGGAACAAAATCATACTGCCAAGCCTCGCATCAGCGTTAAAAGCGGCGAAGCGCCCAAGAAGGACGATAAGTTCGTAAGCTACGATTTTTACGGCGAGCGAAAGGTAAATTTTAACCTAAACGGCGATGTAAACGAAACGACCAAAAATATCGTGGCATATTCGAGCATCAAAAACCAATACGAAAAGCTAAATTTCGACCTGATGAAAAAACGGCTTGGGCACGATTTTATCCTGCGCTGTTCGGCGTGCCACGACGACTACGCCAACGGCATCATCGGTCCGTCGCTTCTGGATAAAACCGACGCGCAGATCGTGGATATGATTAAAAAGTATAAATTCAAAGAAAAGCCTAATCCTCTTATGGTGCAGCTCGTAAACGGCATGAGCGAGCAGCAGATAGAGACGATGGCGAAAGAAATTTACGAGTTCAACAAACAATTTAAGGAGCAGAAATGAAACCGGGCAAAATTTTAGCTTTGATTCTGGGTGTAGCGCTGATCGCGCTGATGATCTTTATGGCAAGCTCGGGCGGCTCCGGCGTGCCGAAACAGGAGCAGGCTAAGCCGCAGGTGCAAACAAAACCAGCGCCGCAGAGTAAAAGCGTCGATCTCATCGACGATAAGGACGTAAAAAATATTAAAATTTTACAGCAGAGCGTTAAAGAGCGCGACTTTGAGGTAAGCAGCTCATATCTGGTAAGCTGTGCGCCTTGCCACGGCGACGACGGACGCGGCAAGATCGCTCCGCCGATCGGAGGCAAGAGCAAGGATCAAATTTTAGCAAGCCTCAAAGATTATAAAGCGGGCAAGATCAAAAACAGCCTGATGAGCGGACTTTTAACCAACGTAAGCGACGAGAGCCTAGATAAGCTCGCGGATGAAATTTCAAAATTTAAAGAGTAGGTCTTGGATAAATATAATTCGCGATGCACGATCAAAAATACGAGCTTTTTCTCGACCTTCGCGCTTAAAAACAGAAGCGGCAAACTGCGCCCCAGTATTCGGGCGCTGCGCTACGCCACGGTATTTTTGGTGCATCTGCTTTTCGTGCTTTCCTTTCGTGCGGATATTCAAATTTTAGAAGGCGACATCAGCGGCTCGCGGATACTTGGCTTTCACCTAGCCGATCCCTTTGCCACTCTTGAGGTGATCGCCGCGCACAAGGATCTGCCGATAAATCTACTTATCGGCTCGGGCACCATTTTGCTGTTTTACTTCATCGCGGGCGGCAAGGCGTTTTGCTCGTGGATCTGTCCTTACGGAGCGCTTAGCGAGATCGGCGAAAAGCTGCATAATACGCTAATTTCAAAGCACGTCATCAAGGAGCGCTCATTGCCGCGCGGTATGCGATATGCGATCTGGGCGGTATTTTTGCTGCTAAGCGCGATTACGGATCTACTCGTTTTTGAAATTTTTAACGTAGTTGGAATTTTATCGCGCCTCATCATCTATGGCTTTTCGCTGGCTGGGCTTTGGATCGTTTTTGTATTTTTGCTCGAAGTGTTTTTTAGCAGGCGAGCGTGGTGCGCGCATCTATGCCCGCTAGGAAGCACCTATTCGCTTGCGGCAAAAGCAAGCCTAAGCAAGATTACTTGGGATAAGAGTAGGTGCGATCACTGCGGCGTTTGCCAAGACGTCTGCTTCGTTTCACACGTGCTAGACATCACCAAAAAAAAGGCATCCGAAAACCTAGGCGATAAGAGCAAATTTATGTTAAAAGGGATCGACTGCACGCTGTGCGGACGCTGTATCGACGTGTGTCACCAAGACGCACTGAGTATCGGCAACAAGCTAAAAGATATGATCTAAGGAAGCCTATGATAGAGATTAAAAACGTAAGCAAGAAATTCGCAGATCAATTCGTTTTAAAAGATATCGATCTAAATATCGATGATGGCGAGCAAGTGCTTTTCGTCGGGCAAAACGGAGCGGGCAAAAGCTCGCTGATGCGGACGATTTTAGGCGAATACATACCCACAAGCGGCAGCGTCGCCATCGACGGATTTGATTCGTTTAAGCAGCGCAGCCGCGCGCTACGCGGTATCAGCTTCGTGCCGCAAACCCCGCCGCCGCTTAAGCTGAGCCTAAATGAGCTCATCTACTTCGCCGAGCGCACGGCTGACGCAAGCAGAGCAGACATCGTAAAATTTTGCGACGAAATGGAGCTTGATCTGGGTTTAAATTTAAACAAGCCCTTTCATAAGCTATCCGGCGGTATGAAGCAGAAATTTTTAATTGCGCTAGCATTCGGCAGAGCCAGCAAGGCGATGATTTTTGACGAACCGACCGCCAATCTCGATCCGAGCGCGCGCGAGCGTTTTAAGACGCTTTTGCACAACCACGCAAAAGATAAGAGCTTGATCTTTATCTCGCATAGGCTCGAGGAAGTGGGAGGACTGGTAAAAAGAATGATTTCAATGGATCTAGGGAGGATCGTAGATGACAAAAATGTTTAAAGCTTTACTTTGCGCACTTATTGCGCTTACGTTTTTAGGCTGCGGCGACGAGAAAGACTACGGCAACGTCCATTACGACAGAGACGTATGCGAGCACTGCCAGATGGCGATCAGCGACAACCGCTTCAGCGTCGATGTGCGCGTGGACGGCAAAAACCACTACTTTGACGACATCGGCTGCTTGGTGGATTTTATGGTTACCAACGACAAACTAAACTGGCTAAAGGACGCCAAAATTTACATCAATGACGCTAGCGGCAACGGCGAGTTTATCGACGCACGCACGGCGCATTTTTACAAGGGCTTTAAAACCCCTATGTCGTTCGGCTGGGGCGCGTTTAAAAACAAACAAGAGGGCAAGCAAGACTTCAGCTTCGATCAAGTAGTCGCGGCACTTAAGGCAGGCGGCGGCTCGCACGGCATGGGAATGGGCGATATGGGTCGCGATGCGCACGGCAATATGGGAAGTATGCACGATCATGGCGATATGGGCGGCATGAAGGACCCTCACTCCGCAGAGCACGGCATGAGCGAACCTAAGCATGATATGGGCGGCGGCGATGCGGGTAGCACGGCACATCCTCAAGGCTCACCGCACGATATGGGGCAGATGCACGAGGGCAACGGCACGGCGCACGATATGCATTCGGGGCACGCGCATTAAGGACGCTTTGGCTAAGACGAAATTTTAAGCGGCTTCGTTTTACGCTAAATTTAAAGCGTAAAATTTTATCGCGCCGCCGTAAACGAGAGCAGACGAGATAAAATTTTACTTTGCAACTTCGGCACGAGGCAAAGCTAGGCTTAGGAAACGGCTGCAAAATTTTATCTTGTAACGTAGCTAAATTTAACGCACGGCGCGAGATTTCGTTCTGCCGAATTAAAATTTACATGGACGCGCTAGCTTAAAATTTCGCCGTAAATTTAAAATTTATCCGGCGCAGAATTCGCCGATGCGGGATTTTTAGAATTTTAAAATTTATGCCGCGGGATACGCCCGGCTTTGAAATTTTGCGGAATTGAAATTTAAGCGGCCCGTCAAACGGCTAAATTTTAAAACTGCGGCGGACGACGGATAGCGGACTGCGAACGACGCGCTGTTTGCAAGCGCCACAAGCAAGCCGTAAATTTAAAATTTATGCGCGATCCGCAGTCGCAGGCGGCGGATAAAATTTCGCCGCCTGTTTAAACGCTAGACGGGCAAAATTTAAGGCCGCGAAATCCGCGCTGCAAAACGAGGCTAAAATTTAAAGACGGGCGGTGCATTTAAGCCGCGCGAGAAATATAAATTTAAAAGCGCGCCTAGGCGCAATAAAGGAATATGAATGAAAAATTTACTCACCATCGCCGCTTTGGATATCAAAGAATCCTTCCGTTCGCGCTGGTTTTTGCTCTATCTGCTGATCTTTAGCGGGCTCGTGGCGGCGTTTTTCATCACGGGGGTGACCGACTCGCGCGTGCTCGGCTTTAGCGGGCTTTCGCGACTGCTGCTGCTGTTTATTCAGATCTGCATCATCATCCTGCCCGTATTCGTGCTCGTAACCACTAGCAAGGCGATCCTAGCCGACCGCGACCTAAATATCTTAGAATACCTGCTAAGCTTTCCGATCTCGCAGGCGCAGTATTACTACGGCAAGGCGCTGGGAAGGCTGTTTGGAGTGTTCGTGCCGATATTTTTATCGCTGCTGCTCGCAATCGTTTGGGGCGCGATCAAGGGCACAGGCATTCCGTGGGCGATCTGCCTGCTTTATACGGGGCTGCTTTTTAGCTTGTGCGCAGCGTTTTTGGGGATCGCGTTTTTGATCTGTGCCGTTTCAAAAAGCCAAGAGATGGGGCTTGGGCTTGCGTTTTTCGTCTGGCTTTTCTGCCTTGCGTTTTTGGATCTCGTGCTGATCGGACTGCTCGCAAAAACGGGCGTAAACGAAAATCTCATTTTCGCAATCGCCCTAGCAAACCCGATGGAGGACTTCCGCATCGCCGCTATCAGCCTATTTGATCCCGATCTTGCGGTCATCGGCACGACGGCGTATTTTATCCTAGATCACTTCGGGCGCGGGCTTTTCATCGCCTTTTCGCTACTCTATCCGATTGCGCTGGGCGCGGCGAGCCTGATTTTGGGCTATTTTATCTTTAGATCGAAGGATTTGGCGTGAAATTTACACTCATTTTGACGGCATTTATAGCGCTTTGCGGCGCAGCGGAGATGCAAAATTCTGCGCCGCAAAGCTCTAGCTCGGCACAGAATTTAGGCGCATCAGATAAGACAGGCTCCGATTCGGCGCAAAATTCTAAAAGCGTGCGCGAGCCCGCGTGGCTTAAAGACGTAAATCTTACCTGCGCCAAATACGGCATCGATACTAGCGCGCATCCCGAATTTCGCGCCTATGCAAGACTTAAAGACAGCAGCGCGCTAGCGTTTGCTTCGCCCAAGGCGATGTTTGCATATTTTTTTGAAAGTGAGAGCTCGGGCGCAAATTTTAACGGAGCTTCCGCAGAGATGAATTCTGAGAATGAAAATTCTTTGGGAGCGAATTCTGCGAACAAAAATCCCGCTAACGGCAATTTAGGCGAGGCAAATTCCACGGACGTAAATTTCGGCGGCGCGGAGCTTTACGTCACCGATTATGCAAGCGGCGAAATTTTGCGGGCGCAGGACGCGTTTTATGTCTTCGGCAGCGTGCTGCAAAGCGCCAGAGGCGACGATCTCATCACGTTTGCTAGACTTCAGGACGCACAAAATTTCATGCGCGAGAAAAAGGGGCATAAAATTTTGCAGTTTCACGAAATCTCCGCCAAGCTAATCGATTATCTAAGATGATCGAGCCGCTTGGCAAAATTTAAATCCAGCTATTTTAGTATATTTTATTCATAAAAATTTATCTTTTATTTTAGTGCGCTATTAAGGGAATTTAAAGCAATTAAAAAATACAATCACGTTAAATTTTATCTATAAGAATTAAATAATGTAGTTTTTAAGTATATTTATTGAGGGCTGCATTCTCGCTTATTTTTAAAATAAATTTTAAGGAGACGTCATGGCAAACGACAAAATCGCAAAACAAAAAGGCTCACGCAAGAAAGCTGCGACGGATGAAAATTCCGCTGCGAATACGGGAGAAAATTCCGTCGCAGACGCAGCCAAAAGCTCAGCCGCATCCGTTTTTGATAAAAGCACAAATATCGCTCAAAATTCCGCAGCAAATTCTACGACTTCTGCCTCACATGCTCGCGACAAAATTTCTAAAAATCGCGCCGCAGGTGAGAATTCCTGCGACGAGTGCGACTGCGAAGCCAGAAATTCCGCGTCTGGCTACGATGATAGCGCACGCTCTGCTTCAGGCACGAACCCTGCGGCGCACTCAAGCACTCAAAGCGCAGGCAACGCTAAAAAATCCGCAATAAACTCTACGACAAATTCCATGGCTGATTCTTTGACAAATTCCATCTCAAATCCTGCGAAGAGCCCAAGCAGCAAAGACCACTTCTCTTGCTCGCACGAGCATAGCGATAACTCCGCAATCCATTCGCATCTACACGACGAAGATCTTGCGACCCACCCACACGATCAAGAAGAAAACCTCGCAGCTTATTTGCACGAATACGGCGTAAATTCTGCAGCGTCTTCGCATGAGTGCGACGAGAATTCCGCCATCAGCTCGCACGAGCACGACAAACATTGCCATGATCACAAGCCCCACTCTCATCGCGCGATTATTGGATTTGACGAGCACGGTATCCCAAAAGTTTTAGTGCCCGCAGAGGCTAGTCCGCACACACATAAAGGCGCACAGGGCAATCTTTTCGAGCATTTTCACGAGGCGGAATTTACGGCGGATTATATGAAGGCGGTGCTTGAATACAAAAAGACCTTCCCCACAAAGCAAGAGGTACTTGAGAAAACCCCTGATCCCGCCGTGCGCGAAATGATGCTTAGGATGGAGCAGATCGGTGTAGATACGGCGTTTGATCGTTTCGACAAACAGATGCCTATGTGTAGCTATGGACTTACCGGAGTATGCTGTAAGATCTGCAATATGGGACCTTGCAAAATTACTAAAAAGGCCGATCGCGGCACTTGCGGTGCGGACGCCGATCTCATCGTATCGCGCAACCTACTGCGTCAAGTAGCTGCAGGCGTAGCTCAACATGGCGCGCACGCTAGAGAGCTTCTACTATCGCTAAAATGGGCAGCACAAGGCAAGCTAGATCTGCCCATAATAGGCGAATACAAAATCATCAATACCGCCAAAGCCTTTGGAATTCCAACTGAAGGCAGAGAGTTAAAAGAGGTAGCGATCGAGCTTGCCGATACGCTTTTGACAGATCTTTCGCAAAGCAGCGGCGAGTATAAAACCATCACTGCGCTCGCACCCAAGGAGCGTCAAGAAGTATGGCGGAAGCTAGATATCTTGCCGATTAGTGCGTATAACGAAGTCTTTGAGGCGTATCACCGAACGGGTGTAGGCACGGACGGA
This window harbors:
- a CDS encoding carbon monoxide dehydrogenase 1, which encodes MANDKIAKQKGSRKKAATDENSAANTGENSVADAAKSSAASVFDKSTNIAQNSAANSTTSASHARDKISKNRAAGENSCDECDCEARNSASGYDDSARSASGTNPAAHSSTQSAGNAKKSAINSTTNSMADSLTNSISNPAKSPSSKDHFSCSHEHSDNSAIHSHLHDEDLATHPHDQEENLAAYLHEYGVNSAASSHECDENSAISSHEHDKHCHDHKPHSHRAIIGFDEHGIPKVLVPAEASPHTHKGAQGNLFEHFHEAEFTADYMKAVLEYKKTFPTKQEVLEKTPDPAVREMMLRMEQIGVDTAFDRFDKQMPMCSYGLTGVCCKICNMGPCKITKKADRGTCGADADLIVSRNLLRQVAAGVAQHGAHARELLLSLKWAAQGKLDLPIIGEYKIINTAKAFGIPTEGRELKEVAIELADTLLTDLSQSSGEYKTITALAPKERQEVWRKLDILPISAYNEVFEAYHRTGVGTDGDWRSVMQHLLRCGLAFTFTGVVAANIATDALFGVGDRVTSKSNMGALKKGWVNIAVHGHLPTLVSLIVEIGNSKEYQDKARAIGAQGIAFYGVCCSGLSAMYRNWGVVPLSNAVTAELVIGTGALDLWVADVQDVYPAIMDVANCFQTKVVTTSSSARLPGAEHIGYDHHHSNIAETRNLARKILDRALQSHEKRKGLPVYIPPYEVEAEVGFSVEFVHKHYGGMEPLAHALKSGEILGIVNMVGCTNPKVPYERAIIDVAQTLIENNVLILTNGCASFPLMKLGFCQKSAYKKAGASLRAFLEKDELPPVWHVGECIDNTRSSGIFAGIAGVLGKNLYELPLAFTSPEWANEKGVDASLGFRLMGIDSYHCVEYQIHGSANVIHFFKEGTRRALGSVMHVDTDPVALALKMVSDMRLKRKALGWQ
- a CDS encoding 4Fe-4S dicluster domain-containing protein; this translates as MTKNRREAIKLLGGALGTLGAVSLFADENSTNSAGSEAQNLNEQNSTGQNSAPNSIKQNSSGNSASLYLRPPGALAERGFRSSCIKCGQCVQVCPYHSIYLLDITHLFDIGTPVIDAKERGCYLCGALPCVLACPSGALSHETNEPKKVKMGIAVIKNLNACLAYRGQVLRPDDLRPKPAKTEQERELNSALAAKEGKLCDLCASLCPYPQPLDAIAMIEAGAHFAPQIRSACVGCGACAELCPARIIEIIPRADYKSIYEGKQ
- a CDS encoding nitrous oxide reductase accessory protein NosL — translated: MKFTLILTAFIALCGAAEMQNSAPQSSSSAQNLGASDKTGSDSAQNSKSVREPAWLKDVNLTCAKYGIDTSAHPEFRAYARLKDSSALAFASPKAMFAYFFESESSGANFNGASAEMNSENENSLGANSANKNPANGNLGEANSTDVNFGGAELYVTDYASGEILRAQDAFYVFGSVLQSARGDDLITFARLQDAQNFMREKKGHKILQFHEISAKLIDYLR
- a CDS encoding ATP-binding cassette domain-containing protein, yielding MIEIKNVSKKFADQFVLKDIDLNIDDGEQVLFVGQNGAGKSSLMRTILGEYIPTSGSVAIDGFDSFKQRSRALRGISFVPQTPPPLKLSLNELIYFAERTADASRADIVKFCDEMELDLGLNLNKPFHKLSGGMKQKFLIALAFGRASKAMIFDEPTANLDPSARERFKTLLHNHAKDKSLIFISHRLEEVGGLVKRMISMDLGRIVDDKNV
- a CDS encoding c-type cytochrome, whose protein sequence is MKNSIKFYLCSLAAALLLCGCGDDDDSSSAGQNSVSQNSVSSNSTPQSVEQNHTAKPRISVKSGEAPKKDDKFVSYDFYGERKVNFNLNGDVNETTKNIVAYSSIKNQYEKLNFDLMKKRLGHDFILRCSACHDDYANGIIGPSLLDKTDAQIVDMIKKYKFKEKPNPLMVQLVNGMSEQQIETMAKEIYEFNKQFKEQK
- a CDS encoding c-type cytochrome, with the translated sequence MKPGKILALILGVALIALMIFMASSGGSGVPKQEQAKPQVQTKPAPQSKSVDLIDDKDVKNIKILQQSVKERDFEVSSSYLVSCAPCHGDDGRGKIAPPIGGKSKDQILASLKDYKAGKIKNSLMSGLLTNVSDESLDKLADEISKFKE
- a CDS encoding NapH/MauN family ferredoxin-type protein, with the translated sequence MDKYNSRCTIKNTSFFSTFALKNRSGKLRPSIRALRYATVFLVHLLFVLSFRADIQILEGDISGSRILGFHLADPFATLEVIAAHKDLPINLLIGSGTILLFYFIAGGKAFCSWICPYGALSEIGEKLHNTLISKHVIKERSLPRGMRYAIWAVFLLLSAITDLLVFEIFNVVGILSRLIIYGFSLAGLWIVFVFLLEVFFSRRAWCAHLCPLGSTYSLAAKASLSKITWDKSRCDHCGVCQDVCFVSHVLDITKKKASENLGDKSKFMLKGIDCTLCGRCIDVCHQDALSIGNKLKDMI
- a CDS encoding ABC transporter permease translates to MKNLLTIAALDIKESFRSRWFLLYLLIFSGLVAAFFITGVTDSRVLGFSGLSRLLLLFIQICIIILPVFVLVTTSKAILADRDLNILEYLLSFPISQAQYYYGKALGRLFGVFVPIFLSLLLAIVWGAIKGTGIPWAICLLYTGLLFSLCAAFLGIAFLICAVSKSQEMGLGLAFFVWLFCLAFLDLVLIGLLAKTGVNENLIFAIALANPMEDFRIAAISLFDPDLAVIGTTAYFILDHFGRGLFIAFSLLYPIALGAASLILGYFIFRSKDLA